CTAGTTCAGGTTTTGAGGTTGCCGATATGAATTCCGAAGCAAATTTTAAAGCTATTTCAAATAAAACAAAACCTGTTCGCCAGTTACAAAAACCGAATGTTTTTTCAGTGGTTTGGAAAGTGGCTGCGGTATTCGCATTATTGCTTGCGGGATATTATTACACTACAACCCTCGATACTTCAATTAAAACTGAAGTTGCACAAACCGAAACCTTTTCGCTGCCCGATGGGTCTGAAGTAGCTTTAAATTCGGGTTCAAAAATTACGTATAACAAAAAAAATTGGGACGATTCCCGCGAACTTTCTTTAGATGGCGAAGCGTATTTTAAAGTAACTAAAGGAAATAAATTCAGTGTAAAAACTGCAGAAGGAATTGTAAGCGTGTTGGGCACACAATTTAATGTTGCTGCACGCGACGGACTCTTTACCGTAACGTGTTACGAAGGCTTAGTAAGCGTCGCCTTTAACAATAGTTTGATAAAACTTCCCGCTGGGAAAAAAATAGAAATAATAAATGGCAAATTAGTTGCCAACGAAGTCACTGATAACCAATCCCCACTGTGGCTTCAACAAGAAAGTAGTTTTAACAATGTACCGCTACAAAGGGTTATAAATGCTTTGGAAAGACAATATGTGGTGAAAATAAATTTAAAAAACGTAAATTTAGAAAAAAGATTTACGGGCACATTTACCCATAAAAATCTTGAACTTGCATTAAAATCAATTTGTGAGCCCCTGCAATTGACGTATAAAATAAATAAAAACGGAGCAGTAACCATTGATGCCAAACATAGCAAGTAGCTACAGAGTTTTTGTTTTCTTTTTGGTGTTCTGTGTTTTTGGCGCAAAAGCCATAGCACAGGAAACCGAAGCCACTACACTTTTAACCTATTTAGAAACGTTAGAAAAAAAACACAATGTGCGTTTTTCGTACGTTCGCGAAGAAATTGAAGGAATAAAACTGAAAAAACCTACCGAAAATTTAGCATCAATAGAAAGTGAACTTTTATACCTTCGGGAAAACACGCCATTTCATTATAACCGCATTAACGAGCGGTACATTACAATAACCAAAAAAGAAAATACTGGGCTTCTCTGCGGTAGAATAATCGACTTTGAAACTCAGTTGCCATTGGTTGGAGCCACTGTTATTTCAAATGATAATTCTTTTAAAACAATTACCAATGCCGAAGGTTTTTTTTATGTTCCACTTCAAAATAAAAACACAGCCTTTACTGTTACTTTTGTTGGCTATTCGCCTCTTACAAGCAGCACAGCTACACTTTCAACAGATTGTGTCGCACTGTTGATGCTCCCCTCCGTTTCAACGCTTGAACCCGTGGTTATTCAAAATATATTTACCAAAGGAATCGATAAAAATACAGATGGTTCAATCCTTCTTTCAACGGCACATTTTGGCTTATTGCCTGGGCAAATAGAAAACGATGTTTTACAAATTGCACAAGCCCTTCCGGGAGTTGAAAGTGTGGATGAAACCATTTCAAATATCAACATTCGCGGTGGGATGCACGATGAAAACTTGCTGCTTTGGGACGATATAAAAATGTACCAAAGCGGGCATTTCTTCGGACTTATTTCAGCGTTTAACCCAGATCTTACCAAAAGGGTAACACTGTATAAAAACGGCACCAACATTCGTTATGGCGAAGGGGTTTCGGGTGTGCTAGATATGCGTTCACAAAATACAGTTTCATCAAAAACCGAAGCGGGAATCGGCTTCAATTTAATAAACGGAAGCGGATTTTTGGATATTCCAATTTCTGAAAAAGCAAGCCTTCAAGTTGCGGGAAGAAAATCCATAAGCGAAGTTTGGGAATCGCCAATTTATAAAAATTACACCCAACGAATTTTTCAAGATAGCGAAATAAACAAGGCTGAAAGCACCCAAAACAACATAGGTATTAGCACAGATGAAGATTTTAGTTTTTACGATTTCGGCACCAAATTGCTGTGGGATTTTTCAGAAAAAGATAAAATTCGTTTTAACTTTTTAACCATCGATAATTCACTCGATTTTACTGAAACTTTAGCAATAAACTCGCAGTCTAAAACCAGTAAATTAGACCAACGCAGCTTGCTTGGCGGCGTTTCTTGGAATCGCTCGTGGAACGATAAATTTGAAACCACGATTTTAAGTTACGGCACCTATTATTTACTGGACGCAATTAACCGCGATATTTTTACTACTCAGGAACAAATTCAAAGAAACGAAGTCTTGGAAACAGGCGTTAAACTTGACGCGAACATGCTACTTTCTGAAAATCTAAAACTTCAAACTGGCTATCACTTTTCGGAAGTTGGCATTGCAAATACGCAAGATGTTAACCTGCCACGCTTTCGTAATTACGAAAAAGATGTATTGCGAACACACACACTTTTCGCTGGAATAAATTACCATTCAAAAAACCGAAAGACCTTTGTGGTTGCGGGTTTACGGGGGAATTATTTCGATAAATTTGAAGAAATTTTAATCGAACCTCGATTTAGCTTACATCAAAAATTCTTAAACGGTTTCGCTATTGAAGTTTTGGGTGAGTTTAAAAGCCAAAGCGCAACGCAAAGAGTCGATTTTGAAAGCGATTTTCTGGGCATCGAAAAAAGACGCTGGATTTTAGCCGACGAAGAAAACACGCCAATTTTAAAAAGCAAACAAGCTTCGGCAGGATTGGTTTACAGCAGGAATGGACTATTTTTAAATGCTGAAGGATTTTATAAAGTCGTGGAAGATATAAACAGTGCGAACCAAGGATTTCAAAATCAATTTCGATTTACAAAAGCAATTGGAAATTACACGGTGAAAGGCGCCGAATTTATAATCAATAAAAAATCGAAAACATTTAGTGCGTGGGCAAGTTATGTGTTCAGTAAAAACGATTATGAATTTATAACGCTCGTACCACCAACCTTCCCGAATAATTTAGATATGCAGCATGCCGCAACGCTAGCGGGAAGCTATTCGTGGGATGCTTTAAAAATTGCATTGGGATTAAATTGGCACAGCGGAAAACCTTACACCACTCCCCTAAAAGATGCTGAAACCACAACCGACGGCGGTTTAACCACAATCCAATACAACCCTCCTAATAATGAGCGACTGCCAAATTATTTTAGAACAGATTTCTCTGCAGAGTATCTCTGGAAATTATCGCCAACCATTGATGCGAAAATTAACATTGCGCTTTTAAACATTCTGAATGCCGAAAATACTGTAAACATTCGGTATGCGATAATTCGAGATGAAAACAACGAAGTTTCAGTAAATAAAGTAGAAGAAATTTCCTTGGGAATTACGCCCAACTTTTCGTTTCAGGTTTTGTTTTAAGAAGTGGTGAGTGGTGAGTGGTGAGTGGTGAGTGGTGAGTGGTGAGTGGTGAGTGGGAAAAAAACATAAAACTCTGCGCCTTTGCGTGCAAAATTTCTCTCGCAAAGGCGCCAAGTCGTAAAGAAAAAATCTACATTCGCTCCGGAACCTCGATTCCTAACAGTGCGAAAGCACTTTTTATAACCTCAGCAACCGCTGCCGAAAGCTGTACTCGGAAAGCCTTTTCTGTTTTATTATCCGTTGCCAAGATTGGTACGTTTTGGTAAAAGCTGTTGAATTCTTTAACCAAATCATACGTATAATTTGCAATCAAAGCTGGACTGTAATTAGCTGCTGCCAACTGAATAGTTTCAGGGTATTGTTGAATAATCTTTAAAAGTTCTTTTTCCTTTGGATGCATTTTGATTCCTTCACCGAAAGAGGTTTCGACTGCGCTCAACCTGACATCATCAGCTTTTCGGAGAATTGACTGAATCCGTGCATAAGTATATTGAATAAAAGGACCTGTGTTTCCTTGAAAATCTACGCTTTCTTCTGGGTTAAAAAGAATCCGTTTTTTTGGATCAACTTTTAATATATAATATTTTAAAGCTCCTAAGCCAATCATTCGGTAAAGTGCTTCTTTTTCTTCTTCCGAAAAATCATCAATCTTTCCAAGTTCTTCCGAAATGGTTCTTGCCGTATTGGTCATTTGAGCAATTAAATCATCGGCATCTACCACGGTTCCTTCGCGGCTTTTCATTTTGCCCGAAGGAAGATCCACCATTCCGTAACTTAAGTGAAATAGGTTTTCAGCCCAAGAATAACCAAGTTTTTTCAGGATTAAAAACAAGACCTTAAAGTGGTAATCCTGTTCGTTTCCAACGGTGTAAATCATACCGCCAACATCGGGATGATCTTTTACGCGCTGCACGGCGGTACCAAGATCCTGCGTCATATAAACTGCAGTGCCATCACTGCGCAAAACCAGCTTTTCGTCTAGGCCTTCTTCGGTTAAATCGCACCAAACCGAGCCATCGTCTTTCATAAAGAAAACATCGTTTTTTATGCCTTCTTCAATAATATCCTTTCCTAAAAGGTAGGTGTCGCTTTCGTAATAATAAAAGTCAAAATTTACACCGATAGACTTATAAGTTTCCTCAAAACCGCTATAAACCCAGCCGTTCATTTTGTTCCAAAGCGCTACGGTTTGTTCATCGCCGGCTTCCCATTTGCGAAGCATTTCTTGGGCTTCAAGAATAAGTGGCGCTTGCGCTTTTGCTTCTTCTTCGGTTTTACCTTCAGCTTTTAAAGTTTCGATTTGCTTTTTATATTCCTGATCGAATTTTACGTAATAATTACCAACGAGCTTATCGCCTTTTAAATCGGCATCGGCAGGGGTTTCGCCATTTCCAAACTTTTTCCAAGCGAGCATACTTTTACAAATATGTATGCCCCGGTCGTTTATAATTTGGGTTTTATACACTTTTTTACCCGCAGCCTTTTCAATTTCAGAAACTGAATAACCCAGCAACACATTTCGAACGTGCCCTAAATGAAGTGGTTTATTAGTGTTTGGCGAAGAGTACTCAACCATTAAAGCTTCTTTTCCCTGCGGCACTTTTCCGAAGGAAGAAAAATCCGCAACGGAACTGAAAAAGTTTAAGTAATACGCATCGCTTAAAACAATGTTTAAAAAACCTTGAACCACATTAAATTTTTCAATTTCTGTAACGTTTTCAACCAAATAGTTTCCAATGGCTTCACCAATTTGCACTGGATTTCCTTTTACCACCCGCAACATAGGGAACACAACAGCAGTAATATCGCCCTCAAAATCTTTGCGCGTAGGTTGCAATTCTACCGATTCAAGTTTAGCGCCGTACAGTTTTTCTACCGCTGTTTTAATTTGATTGTCTAACGTTTGTTGAAGTGTCATTACTATAGTTTTTTAATATGGCGAATTGGGTTGTCCAGGTTTCAGAAATTTTGGCAAAGATACACGTTTTTAAATTTGAAGGATTTAGGAATGGGTGAACTTTATACGAAAAAAATATAGTGCAAATCGCAGCTAATTATTTTGAAAACATCGTAAAATCATCACATTTTCAACAACTGCATTTAAACTTTTGATAACATAATGGTAATCTCAAAATTGAAAAACCGCGCTTCCTTTGTTTAAAAAACTATGGATATATTTTTATACGTATTTGCGGCACTTTTTTCAGTAATAAACCCTTTGGGGACGGTGCCTGTTTTTGTAGGATTAACGAGTGATGAAAATCCTGAGGAACGAAACAAAACTTCACTTTTAACCACCGTTAATGTTGCTGTTATTTTAATAATTTCCTTTTTTGCAGGAACTTATTTGCTGGATTTCTTCGGAATAAGTTTAAATGCATTGCGTATTGCAGGTGGAATGATAATAGTTACTTCGGGCTTTGCGCTGCTCACGGGAACTTTTTCAAAACACAAGGGAATGAAAAACAAGCGGGTGCGAAAAGATTTAGACAAACGAGAAAAATTTTCATTAACACCGCTAGCAATTCCAATGCTCGCAGGCCCTGGATCAATTTCACTATTAATTACTTTTAATCAGAAATACCAAGCAACCAACGAAATTGTATTTGTAATTTTAGCCGTATTAGCGGTTGGTTTAGCCACTTTTCTAATTTTGCGAAGCTCTCATTATATCAGTAAGTTTTTAGGTGCTTCCGGTATTAATGCAATTTCCAGAATTGTTGGGTTTATTGTAATAGCAATAGGTATAGAATATATTAGCGCCGCCGTTATTTCTATCTTAAAAACGATACATATTTAATTCCGATTTTTAAGCAATGCGCCCGCCACCAAAGCCAAAACCCCAATGCCGATCATCCCTAAAGTTTGATTTGTTAATCCCTCTTTGGCATTGACTTCCAAAGGACCAATATCCAGTACTTGCTGCGGCACGAATGCATTGTAAAGTCCAAATACAATTAAAACAATTCCTACTATTAGCAAGACAACTTTTAAGATTTTCATCGAATTAAAATTTTACTGGTTGAAGTTTTAAAGATACCGCTTTGAAAAATATAGCAGGCTATTTGTTAACGGGTTTTTAACTGATGTTTAATTATATTACTTTATCTTTAAACAAATTATAAAGTATTGAAAATTTTACTCACTGGCGCCAATGGCTATATTGGCATGCGATTGTTACCCGAACTACTTGAAAACGGACACGAAGTGGTATGTGCAGTTCGCGATAAAAATAGATTGCCCTTAGACCCTAAAACCACCGAGCGAATAAGCGTGGTTGAAGTAGATTTTGCCGAAGAGGTACAAACCGATTCCTTCCCAACAGACATAGATGCGGCTTATTATTTAATACATTCTATGAGCGGCTCCACCACAAATTTTGACGAAATGGAAGCCCGTTCGGCCGAAAATTTCAACAAATACATGGCGGTAACGTCGGTTAAACAGGTAATTTATTTAAGCGGAATTGTAAATCAGGAAGAATTATCAAAACATCTTTCTTCCCGAAAAAAGGTTGAAGAAATTTTATACAAGGGCAACTATAATCTTACGGTGCTTCGAGCGGGAATTGTAGTAGGTAGCGGCAGTTCTTCTTTTGAAATAATAAGAGATTTATGCGAAAAATTACCAATAATGATTGCGCCCAAGTGGTTAAAAACAAAAATCCAGCCCATTGCAATTCGCGATGTGATTGCCTTCCTGTATGGGGTTTTAAATAACGAAAAATGCTATAATGAATCGTTTGATGTTGGCGGACCCGATGTTTTAACATACCGGGAAATGTTAGAAAAATATTCTAAAATTCGCGGATTAAAACTTTGGATTATTCCCGTACCCGTTATGTCGCCACGACTATCATCGTATTGGCTTTATTTTGTTACCTCTACTTCATATAAACTTGCTGTAAACCTTGTAGATAGTATGAAGATGGAAGTTGTTACCCGAGACAATAAACTTCAAAAAATATTGAATATTCAACCAATTTCATACGAAGAAGCAATTAAAAATGCATTTATAAAAATTGAACAAAATTTGGTTATCTCTAGTTGGAAAGATTCGTTGACCGCCGGGAGGATTTCGAATTTAAAGGAATACATTCAAGTGCCAAAATACGGCTGTTTAAAAGATGAACAAATTATTAAAGTAACTGATCCGGAAAACGCTTTAAATAATATTTGGGCAATTGGGGGAACCCAAGGATGGTATTATGCTAATTCGCTTTGGAGAATACGTGGTTTTATCGACAAACTTTTTGGGGGAGTGGGTTTACGGCGTGGCAGAACGCATCCCGATAAAATTTACACTGGTGATGTTTTAGATTTTTGGCGCGTATTGTATGCCGATAGAGAAAACAAACGTTTGCTCCTTTTTGCCGAAATGAAGCTCCCGGGAGAAGCCTGGTTAGAATTCTGCATTAACGAAGAAAACAACCTAATACAAACCGCCACTTTTAGACCCAAAGGTTTGTGGGGCCGCCTATATTGGTATTTAATGCTGCCCTTCCACTATTTTATTTTTGGGGGAATGATAAAAAATATCGCAAAAGGAAATTACGTTTCTAAACCAGATTAAGCTTTTGGCAAAAACACTTCGGCCATCATACAACGGGCGCTTCCGCCGCCGCAGGTTTCAATGGTTGTAAGGTCGCTGCTTAGTATTTGGCAGTGTTTTTCAATAGTAGTTATTTGCTGTTTGGTTAAACTATTGTGAGCAGCAGAACTCATTACCAAATACTTTTTGTCCTTTCCCTGAACTTGAAGCATATTGCCTGCAAAATGGTGCATTTGAGCTTCGGTAATTGGAATAATCTCTTTTCCGTCCTTTTTTAAATGCTTTACTACATTTTTCTTTTCAACAGCATCGTCAATACTGTCCAAACAAATAACGCAGAATTTTTCTGCCAAACACATCATTACATTCGTGTGATAAATTGGCACACGATTTCCATCAACAGTTTGGTTCGCGGTAAATATTACAGGGAAATATTCAAAATCTTCACAAAACTCAATAAGCAGCTCCTCATCGGCGCGTGCGGAAAGTGCGCAATAAGCTTTATGGTTTACGCGGTCCAGCAATAAACTTCCCGTGCCTTCCAGAAACAGGCCTTCATCTTCGGCAGATGTATAATCGTAGATAGTGTTGATTTTAAAACCTTCATCTTCCAATCGGATTAAAATTTCTTCGCGTCTTTCTCGCCTACGGTTTTCGGCAAACATTGGATACAAACCTATATCGCCATTTTCGTGAAAACTAATCCAATTATTCGGAAAAATTGAATCTGGCGTATCCATACGTAAATCGTCATTTTCAACAATAACTTGCACACCTACCGCTCGCAGTTTTTCAACAAAAGCATCAAATTCCTTCTGAGCTTTGGTATTTATTTCAGCATTTTTGAGCGCTATGTCTTCTTGAAAAAAATTATTCACCGCCGTTTGCTCATTCATACGAAAAGCTACCGGGCGTATCATTACGATTGTATCTGTTATTTGTCTTGCCAATTCATGAAATTTTAGGCTGCAAATTTACAGGAATTTCTTTCTGAAAAAATGCTTTAAACAGGAATATTAATTTTGATTTTTACAATTGAATTATTTTAAACCGAAATAGAAAAGATTAGTACAGATTTCTTGCACGATACCTCCGTTTCTGATCTATTTATAGAGAGAGAAATTTAATTTAGGCACTTAAAAAATGATCGTCGTTATTTAAGAAATTGCTGTATTTTAAAAGAAGTGTTTTATAATACTTGTCTTGAAGCTGCCCACTTTTAAGGCATCCTGCGAGGGTTTCCTCTAAACTGGTATAAGAGAGTGTGTCTGCCACGGCATCTTTCATATTAAATAACCGAACAGGACTTGTAGTTAACGGTTTGGAATTCCAAATGGAAATTAATTTTTTGCCATAATCAACTGTCACCCTTACCGCACCAAACGAAAACAATAACAACTCTTTGTGCAATTCCTGAAATTCAGAGTTTGGGC
This region of Aequorivita marisscotiae genomic DNA includes:
- a CDS encoding SDR family oxidoreductase — its product is MKILLTGANGYIGMRLLPELLENGHEVVCAVRDKNRLPLDPKTTERISVVEVDFAEEVQTDSFPTDIDAAYYLIHSMSGSTTNFDEMEARSAENFNKYMAVTSVKQVIYLSGIVNQEELSKHLSSRKKVEEILYKGNYNLTVLRAGIVVGSGSSSFEIIRDLCEKLPIMIAPKWLKTKIQPIAIRDVIAFLYGVLNNEKCYNESFDVGGPDVLTYREMLEKYSKIRGLKLWIIPVPVMSPRLSSYWLYFVTSTSYKLAVNLVDSMKMEVVTRDNKLQKILNIQPISYEEAIKNAFIKIEQNLVISSWKDSLTAGRISNLKEYIQVPKYGCLKDEQIIKVTDPENALNNIWAIGGTQGWYYANSLWRIRGFIDKLFGGVGLRRGRTHPDKIYTGDVLDFWRVLYADRENKRLLLFAEMKLPGEAWLEFCINEENNLIQTATFRPKGLWGRLYWYLMLPFHYFIFGGMIKNIAKGNYVSKPD
- a CDS encoding FecR family protein; amino-acid sequence: MNTIKMDKDYILHKWLNNEATPEELEQLKADPKYASYLKIADASSGFEVADMNSEANFKAISNKTKPVRQLQKPNVFSVVWKVAAVFALLLAGYYYTTTLDTSIKTEVAQTETFSLPDGSEVALNSGSKITYNKKNWDDSRELSLDGEAYFKVTKGNKFSVKTAEGIVSVLGTQFNVAARDGLFTVTCYEGLVSVAFNNSLIKLPAGKKIEIINGKLVANEVTDNQSPLWLQQESSFNNVPLQRVINALERQYVVKINLKNVNLEKRFTGTFTHKNLELALKSICEPLQLTYKINKNGAVTIDAKHSK
- the ctlX gene encoding citrulline utilization hydrolase CtlX; this encodes MIRPVAFRMNEQTAVNNFFQEDIALKNAEINTKAQKEFDAFVEKLRAVGVQVIVENDDLRMDTPDSIFPNNWISFHENGDIGLYPMFAENRRRERREEILIRLEDEGFKINTIYDYTSAEDEGLFLEGTGSLLLDRVNHKAYCALSARADEELLIEFCEDFEYFPVIFTANQTVDGNRVPIYHTNVMMCLAEKFCVICLDSIDDAVEKKNVVKHLKKDGKEIIPITEAQMHHFAGNMLQVQGKDKKYLVMSSAAHNSLTKQQITTIEKHCQILSSDLTTIETCGGGSARCMMAEVFLPKA
- the argS gene encoding arginine--tRNA ligase, translated to MTLQQTLDNQIKTAVEKLYGAKLESVELQPTRKDFEGDITAVVFPMLRVVKGNPVQIGEAIGNYLVENVTEIEKFNVVQGFLNIVLSDAYYLNFFSSVADFSSFGKVPQGKEALMVEYSSPNTNKPLHLGHVRNVLLGYSVSEIEKAAGKKVYKTQIINDRGIHICKSMLAWKKFGNGETPADADLKGDKLVGNYYVKFDQEYKKQIETLKAEGKTEEEAKAQAPLILEAQEMLRKWEAGDEQTVALWNKMNGWVYSGFEETYKSIGVNFDFYYYESDTYLLGKDIIEEGIKNDVFFMKDDGSVWCDLTEEGLDEKLVLRSDGTAVYMTQDLGTAVQRVKDHPDVGGMIYTVGNEQDYHFKVLFLILKKLGYSWAENLFHLSYGMVDLPSGKMKSREGTVVDADDLIAQMTNTARTISEELGKIDDFSEEEKEALYRMIGLGALKYYILKVDPKKRILFNPEESVDFQGNTGPFIQYTYARIQSILRKADDVRLSAVETSFGEGIKMHPKEKELLKIIQQYPETIQLAAANYSPALIANYTYDLVKEFNSFYQNVPILATDNKTEKAFRVQLSAAVAEVIKSAFALLGIEVPERM
- a CDS encoding MarC family NAAT transporter, translated to MDIFLYVFAALFSVINPLGTVPVFVGLTSDENPEERNKTSLLTTVNVAVILIISFFAGTYLLDFFGISLNALRIAGGMIIVTSGFALLTGTFSKHKGMKNKRVRKDLDKREKFSLTPLAIPMLAGPGSISLLITFNQKYQATNEIVFVILAVLAVGLATFLILRSSHYISKFLGASGINAISRIVGFIVIAIGIEYISAAVISILKTIHI
- a CDS encoding TonB-dependent receptor, which encodes MPNIASSYRVFVFFLVFCVFGAKAIAQETEATTLLTYLETLEKKHNVRFSYVREEIEGIKLKKPTENLASIESELLYLRENTPFHYNRINERYITITKKENTGLLCGRIIDFETQLPLVGATVISNDNSFKTITNAEGFFYVPLQNKNTAFTVTFVGYSPLTSSTATLSTDCVALLMLPSVSTLEPVVIQNIFTKGIDKNTDGSILLSTAHFGLLPGQIENDVLQIAQALPGVESVDETISNINIRGGMHDENLLLWDDIKMYQSGHFFGLISAFNPDLTKRVTLYKNGTNIRYGEGVSGVLDMRSQNTVSSKTEAGIGFNLINGSGFLDIPISEKASLQVAGRKSISEVWESPIYKNYTQRIFQDSEINKAESTQNNIGISTDEDFSFYDFGTKLLWDFSEKDKIRFNFLTIDNSLDFTETLAINSQSKTSKLDQRSLLGGVSWNRSWNDKFETTILSYGTYYLLDAINRDIFTTQEQIQRNEVLETGVKLDANMLLSENLKLQTGYHFSEVGIANTQDVNLPRFRNYEKDVLRTHTLFAGINYHSKNRKTFVVAGLRGNYFDKFEEILIEPRFSLHQKFLNGFAIEVLGEFKSQSATQRVDFESDFLGIEKRRWILADEENTPILKSKQASAGLVYSRNGLFLNAEGFYKVVEDINSANQGFQNQFRFTKAIGNYTVKGAEFIINKKSKTFSAWASYVFSKNDYEFITLVPPTFPNNLDMQHAATLAGSYSWDALKIALGLNWHSGKPYTTPLKDAETTTDGGLTTIQYNPPNNERLPNYFRTDFSAEYLWKLSPTIDAKINIALLNILNAENTVNIRYAIIRDENNEVSVNKVEEISLGITPNFSFQVLF